A genomic stretch from Helianthus annuus cultivar XRQ/B chromosome 1, HanXRQr2.0-SUNRISE, whole genome shotgun sequence includes:
- the LOC110878415 gene encoding ankyrin repeat protein SKIP35, with protein sequence MDKKKVVAAVGDEDAVFMLGNHGSHEDVGQPGDEMETDEAGIEHQDDENVICKSDNTDDENVVFSREAPLVIKERGGCTYNDGSKVKLGGVNGEKCVQEKKLSRQDRIELGRLYQGAVSSHDWELAESVISLADPQTLNDALCISLDSIWFLSTHQELDGITGLIKTIISNGASDFTRAALRTSFLASCVSACQSRTMSLADTVSVMAQRLHERLQECNGDEVLKAEAGAKVQKFTEWALKCIGFHSRCQGNKDRVNQNSAVQVQLQLSAFKTFLDLAGNHLTGKDFTEAFDAACFPLTLFSSSFDPGWASGMSATAVQGLLAMLVEGGADNVNQCFLEASRFGSTELVRILLQIAQRNSLDVDVDLALGFASHYGKIGTMECLVEEGNAMAFLGPLMRAAERGCMQVVQWFVKRGCRDMELCLALTAATSSSQVDIAAYLLPHVPQHVLAALSIEILKAAGERSGGSLDGVAFLLQSNFLGDPVATYAVADTISRSDDDSVAPELRDFLHEQWSEAAFLNGLRQGQVHYFNLVSILKWGGSPICLMDLPGPLRVAIAYLPLYRECVKTGGCLLSQQLRGQLVEAAKRLGGVVMEEAGQGQELLAVVEQHLPPFLLHA encoded by the exons ATGGATAAAAAGAAGGTTGTGGCAGCTGTGGGAGACGAGGATGCTGTGTTTATGTTAGGGAATCATGGGAGCCATGAAGATGTGGGTCAACCTGGTGACGAGATGGAAACCGACGAGGCTGGAATCGAACATCAGGATGATGAAAATGTGATATGTAAGTCGGATAACACAGATGATGAGAATGTGGTGTTCTCGAGGGAGGCACCGCTTGTGATTAAAGAGCGTGGCGGTTGTACCTACAATGATGGAAGTAAAGTTAAATTAGGTGGTGTGAATGGTGAGAAATGTGTACAAGAGAAGAAACTTAGTAGGCAAGATCGAATTGAGCTGGGGCGTTTGTATCAGGGTGCTGTGAGTTCTCATGACTGGGAGCTTGCGGAGAGTGTGATATCTTTAGCAGATCCGCAAACGCTTAATGATGCTTTGTGTATTTCACTGGATTCAATTTGGTTTTTGAGCACCCATCAGGAGCTTGATGGGATTACTGGGTTGATTAAAACGATAATCTCGAATGGTGCTTCTGACTTTACAAGAGCAGCCCTAAGGACTTCGTTCTTAGCTTCCTGTGTTTCAGCCTGCCAAAGCAGAACAATGAGCCTTGCAGACACTGTATCTGTTATGGCACAACG TTTACATGAGCGGTTGCAGGAGTGTAACGGAGATGAGGTTCTGAAGGCTGAAGCTGGTGCTAAGGTTCAGAAGTTCACCGAATGGGCTTTGAAATGTATCGGGTTTCATTCTCGTTGCCAGGGGAACAAAGACAGGGTGAATCAAAACTCTGCTGTCCAGGTTCAATTACAGCTGTCAGCCTTCAAGACGTTCTTGGATCTAGCTGGCAATCATCTAACAGGAAAGGACTTCACAGAGGCATTCGATGCAGCTTGCTTTCCTCTTACTCTCTTTTCAAGTTCCTTCGATCCCGGTTGGGCATCAGGTATGTCAGCAACTGCTGTTCAAGGGTTGCTAGCCATGTTAGTGGAAGGAGGTGCAGATAATGTAAACCAATGCTTTCTTGAGGCCTCTCGGTTTGGCAGCACAGAACTCGTTCGCATATTATTGCAG ATTGCTCAAAGGAACAGCTTGGATGTAGACGTTGACCTGGCATTAGGGTTCGCTTCACACTACGGAAAGATAGGCACCATGGAATGCTTAGTGGAAGAGGGAAACGCCATGGCCTTTTTAGGCCCATTAATGCGAGCCGCCGAAAGAGGCTGCATGCAGGTGGTCCAGTGGTTCGTCAAACGAGGCTGCAGAGACATGGAACTTTGTCTAGCCCTAACAGCCGCCACATCAAGCAGCCAAGTCGACATCGCCGCATATCTCCTCCCACATGTCCCACAACACGTCCTGGCGGCACTCAGCATTGAAATCCTCAAAGCCGCCGGTGAAAGAAGCGGCGGGTCCCTCGATGGTGTCGCCTTTCTTTTACAATCCAATTTCCTCGGCGACCCAGTCGCAACATACGCGGTGGCGGATACGATTTCCCGGTCAGATGACGATTCGGTCGCACCTGAGCTGCGTGATTTTCTTCATGAACAGTGGTCTGAAGCGGCTTTCTTAAACGGGTTGAGGCAAGGGCAGGTTCATTACTTTAATCTGGTTAGTATCTTGAAATGGGGCGGGTCACCCATATGTTTAATGGACCTGCCTGGCCCGTTAAGGGTGGCGATAGCGTACCTGCCACTGTACAGGGAGTGTGTAAAGACGGGTGGGTGTTTGTTGTCCCAACAACTAAGGGGGCAGTTGGTGGAAGCCGCTAAACGGTTGGGTGGTGTAGTGATGGAGGAGGCGGGCCAGGGGCAAGAGCTTTTGGCCGTTGTAGAGCAACATCTTCCTCCATTTTTGCTTCAtgcatga